The Chryseobacterium indicum genome includes a window with the following:
- a CDS encoding ATP-binding protein yields the protein MAAKEIINNAAKHSDAEQVLLEFYVEQDKLCIKIADDGKGINDAEQSKGNGLKNITDRMTYVGAEYSCLTGAFGTSYTLKTKIAKR from the coding sequence TTGGCGGCAAAAGAGATCATCAACAATGCTGCAAAACATTCCGACGCTGAACAAGTTCTTCTGGAATTTTATGTGGAACAAGACAAACTCTGCATAAAAATAGCGGATGATGGAAAAGGAATAAATGACGCTGAACAATCCAAAGGCAACGGACTGAAAAACATAACCGACAGAATGACGTACGTAGGCGCGGAATACTCTTGTTTAACCGGGGCTTTCGGAACGAGCTATACCTTGAAAACGAAAATTGCCAAAAGATAG